In one Parageobacillus genomosp. 1 genomic region, the following are encoded:
- a CDS encoding MDR family MFS transporter, producing MRNERSIKWVVLGLLIGIFVASMDNTIVATAMATIVADLGGLDKFVWVTSAYMVTEMAGMPIFGKLSDMYGRKRFFIFGLVVFLVGSMLCGIAQNIVQLSVFRAIQGIGGGALVPIAFTIMFDIFPPQQRGKMGGLFGAVFGLSSIFGPLFGAYITDYLTWRWVFYINIPLGIIAFLLIAFFYRESPKHAKQKIDWLGVITLVPAIVCLMFALELGGNQYEWDSSVIISLFSAFAVLFLLFLYVETKAQEPIVSYHMFRKRLYAASNLIGFFSGATFIVATVYIPIFIQGVTGGTATNSGLILLPMMLATTVSAQLGGFLAGKTSYRNVMILFMSVFMIGMFLLSTITEDTSRFTVTWYMIIVGLGVGASFSVLGMAAIHHFSETERGAASSTNSFLRSLGMTIGITIFGIIQRNLFTNQLKEAFHGMKNGVPAMNVHDPRAILSPEARAHIPAPILEKITTELASSIAHTFLWSLIPAALTLLFVFFMTNDRLASMHAAQQGKVQVGKE from the coding sequence ATGAGGAACGAAAGAAGCATTAAATGGGTGGTGCTCGGGCTGCTCATCGGCATTTTTGTCGCTTCGATGGACAATACGATCGTTGCGACGGCGATGGCGACGATTGTCGCCGATTTAGGAGGACTTGATAAGTTTGTTTGGGTGACGTCCGCGTATATGGTGACGGAAATGGCAGGGATGCCGATTTTCGGGAAGCTTTCCGACATGTACGGACGGAAGCGGTTTTTTATCTTCGGATTGGTGGTCTTTTTAGTTGGCTCGATGCTGTGCGGAATCGCGCAAAATATTGTGCAGCTCAGCGTTTTTCGGGCGATTCAAGGGATTGGCGGCGGCGCCTTAGTGCCGATTGCGTTTACGATTATGTTTGACATTTTTCCGCCACAGCAGCGTGGGAAAATGGGCGGTCTTTTCGGAGCGGTATTTGGGTTGTCGAGCATTTTCGGTCCGCTCTTTGGAGCATATATTACCGACTATTTGACGTGGCGCTGGGTGTTTTATATTAATATTCCGCTCGGCATTATCGCTTTCTTGCTTATCGCTTTCTTTTACCGCGAGTCACCGAAGCATGCGAAGCAAAAAATCGACTGGCTTGGCGTGATCACGCTTGTTCCGGCGATTGTATGCTTGATGTTTGCGCTTGAACTCGGCGGCAATCAATACGAATGGGACTCTTCGGTGATCATTAGTTTATTTTCTGCTTTTGCCGTGCTATTTTTATTGTTTCTTTATGTCGAGACAAAAGCGCAAGAGCCGATTGTGTCGTATCATATGTTCCGTAAGCGTTTATATGCTGCGAGCAACCTTATCGGCTTTTTCTCGGGAGCAACCTTTATCGTTGCCACCGTTTACATTCCGATTTTTATTCAAGGAGTAACGGGCGGCACGGCGACGAACTCCGGATTGATTTTGCTTCCGATGATGTTAGCGACTACTGTCTCTGCGCAATTAGGCGGATTTTTAGCGGGAAAAACAAGCTATCGGAACGTCATGATTCTTTTCATGTCGGTGTTTATGATTGGCATGTTTTTGCTTAGCACGATTACGGAGGACACGTCCCGCTTCACGGTAACTTGGTATATGATTATCGTAGGCTTAGGAGTTGGGGCCTCATTTTCCGTGTTAGGAATGGCGGCCATCCACCATTTCTCAGAAACGGAAAGAGGCGCGGCCAGTTCGACGAACTCGTTTTTACGGTCGCTCGGCATGACGATCGGCATTACGATTTTCGGAATTATTCAACGCAATTTGTTTACTAATCAATTAAAAGAGGCGTTTCATGGAATGAAAAACGGAGTTCCAGCCATGAACGTTCATGACCCTCGTGCGATTCTTTCACCGGAAGCACGCGCGCACATTCCGGCGCCTATACTCGAAAAAATAACGACCGAGTTAGCTTCTTCGATCGCGCATACGTTCTTGTGGAGCTTAATCCCAGCAGCGCTGACGCTTCTGTTCGTCTTTTTCATGACAAATGATCGGCTTGCATCGATGCATGCTGCACAGCAAGGCAAGGTGCAGGTCGGAAAGGAATAA
- a CDS encoding MDR family MFS transporter has protein sequence MNSRISVMVSIVLAMLVASMDTTIMNTTMPIIAKELGGFSLYAWSFASYMITTTVLSPIAGRLSDIFGRKKVFSFGIILFLIGSLLCGMSQNMVQLVLFRAVQGIGAGFMMPFPAIIAGDLFPVEKRGVIQAFFTAMWGISAVIAPLLGALFVEYASWRWIFYVNIPICLLSLLTLLPYKEVYEPKRTSIDYIGAVLFAAAISLLLLMTVVESNQWVYGGIGALLLVIFYLYEKKQTSPLVPLTLVQHKTLKWMNINGFVSCVALFGTSSYIPLFLQNIAHKTVFVSGLALLGMSIGWMIAAVPAGKWILRYGYRILLIIGNVLLVLSGISLALLNESHGFLYVFFAMFIQGLSFGLTSTVGVIGSQQLADAHEKGIATSFFMFCRNIGTAIGVTIMGAFLTKAADFMTGIHHLFLFGFIGSIVALLTSFFIRDESEQRKKNLLRSGEMA, from the coding sequence GTGAATAGCAGAATATCGGTAATGGTAAGCATTGTGCTCGCGATGCTCGTGGCATCGATGGATACGACGATCATGAATACGACGATGCCGATCATTGCGAAAGAACTCGGAGGGTTTTCTCTTTATGCGTGGTCGTTTGCTTCCTATATGATTACAACGACCGTTCTTTCTCCAATCGCCGGGAGACTTTCCGATATTTTTGGGAGAAAGAAAGTGTTTAGCTTCGGTATTATTTTATTTTTAATCGGTTCTCTTCTTTGCGGGATGTCGCAAAATATGGTTCAGCTTGTCCTATTTCGTGCTGTCCAAGGAATTGGTGCTGGATTTATGATGCCGTTTCCGGCCATCATTGCTGGAGATTTATTTCCAGTGGAAAAACGTGGCGTAATCCAAGCGTTTTTTACGGCGATGTGGGGAATTTCTGCCGTTATCGCCCCGCTTTTAGGAGCGTTATTTGTCGAGTATGCATCATGGCGCTGGATTTTTTATGTTAATATCCCGATTTGCTTGCTTTCCTTACTCACGCTTTTGCCATATAAAGAAGTGTACGAACCGAAGCGGACGTCGATTGACTATATCGGAGCGGTATTATTTGCGGCCGCGATCAGCCTGCTTCTATTGATGACGGTAGTCGAAAGCAATCAGTGGGTGTATGGCGGAATTGGTGCTTTGTTATTAGTTATTTTTTACTTATATGAAAAAAAGCAAACGTCTCCGCTTGTTCCATTGACGCTTGTGCAGCATAAAACGTTAAAATGGATGAACATAAACGGATTTGTCAGCTGTGTCGCTTTATTTGGCACGTCTAGCTACATTCCGCTATTTTTGCAAAATATCGCGCATAAAACAGTGTTTGTGAGCGGTCTCGCTCTTTTAGGCATGTCGATTGGTTGGATGATTGCCGCTGTGCCGGCGGGAAAATGGATTTTACGCTATGGCTATCGCATTTTATTGATTATCGGAAACGTTCTCCTTGTGCTTTCTGGAATATCGCTTGCACTTTTAAATGAAAGCCATGGATTTTTGTACGTCTTTTTTGCCATGTTCATTCAAGGACTATCGTTTGGATTAACATCTACTGTCGGTGTGATTGGCTCGCAGCAGCTTGCCGATGCGCATGAAAAAGGAATAGCAACTTCGTTTTTTATGTTTTGCCGCAACATCGGCACAGCCATTGGTGTGACGATTATGGGTGCTTTTTTAACGAAAGCGGCCGATTTTATGACAGGCATCCATCATCTCTTTTTATTTGGTTTTATCGGCAGCATTGTGGCTCTATTAACCTCGTTTTTCATTCGGGATGAGTCCGAACAGAGGAAAAAAAATTTGCTTCGTTCGGGAGAAATGGCCTAA
- a CDS encoding methyl-accepting chemotaxis protein, whose translation MKMTVRKKLYAVFAVVYVLLIALVGIAYYEISTINASYTRLLNDKVPKLVNVKQLEILIRREQGSMRSYLLTGDQTSLTNFTKAHNEYEKLSNKLAKTLTKTETKELLARLDELEQQFYELGQKTFQLKEENNVEAYTQLITTTGRDITSQFDEAAGQLTKIQQKDMNQADKDATSEASSLKVWMIMIGVIALAIGNILTIYMSRILSRPLLTLSEAAKRIADGDLTGEEIVIRNRDEIGELAASFNQMTKNLRDVLEQVAMNAEQVAASSEQLTASAEQTSKATEQIALTIQSVAAGVEKQVQSVEETSETIDQMSDGIQKISERAQNVSTIAMQTSEKASEGGKTIQTAVTQMNTVNNTVERLAEIVKGLGDRSKQIGKITEVISGIAEQTNLLALNAAIEAARAGEHGRGFAVVADEVRKLAEQSAQSAQQIASLIATIQKETNEAVQSMETVRKEVETGTGAIRTSGEAFQQIQTAVHEVAAQIQDVSASVQQMSAAAEQVVQSMHLVTQIAESAASGTQEVSAATQEQLASMEEISASAASLSKMAEDVQSLLKRFHM comes from the coding sequence ATGAAGATGACAGTCCGAAAAAAATTGTATGCAGTATTTGCCGTCGTATATGTGCTGTTAATCGCGCTCGTTGGTATTGCTTATTACGAGATTTCCACTATTAATGCTAGTTATACGCGACTTTTAAATGACAAAGTTCCAAAGCTTGTCAATGTCAAGCAGCTAGAAATTTTGATTCGGCGCGAGCAAGGGAGCATGCGCAGTTATTTGCTTACCGGCGATCAAACGTCATTAACAAACTTTACGAAAGCGCACAATGAATATGAAAAGTTAAGCAATAAACTAGCGAAAACGTTGACAAAGACGGAAACAAAAGAGTTGCTAGCACGGTTAGATGAGCTAGAACAGCAGTTTTACGAACTAGGGCAAAAAACGTTTCAATTAAAAGAGGAAAATAATGTCGAGGCTTATACACAGCTAATTACAACTACAGGAAGAGATATTACTTCACAATTTGATGAAGCGGCAGGACAGCTAACGAAAATCCAGCAAAAAGATATGAATCAGGCTGATAAAGATGCAACGTCAGAAGCGTCATCCCTTAAAGTATGGATGATTATGATCGGAGTCATTGCGCTCGCTATTGGCAACATCCTTACCATTTATATGAGCCGCATTCTTTCTCGCCCGCTCCTTACTCTTTCGGAAGCCGCAAAACGAATTGCCGATGGTGATTTGACTGGGGAGGAAATTGTGATTCGCAACCGCGATGAAATCGGGGAACTGGCGGCATCTTTTAACCAAATGACGAAAAATTTACGTGATGTATTAGAGCAAGTAGCGATGAATGCCGAACAAGTTGCGGCGTCTTCCGAACAATTGACAGCAAGTGCGGAACAGACGAGCAAGGCGACGGAACAAATTGCATTAACGATTCAAAGTGTTGCTGCAGGTGTGGAAAAGCAAGTGCAAAGCGTAGAAGAAACTTCAGAGACGATCGATCAAATGTCTGACGGAATTCAGAAAATTTCCGAACGCGCTCAAAACGTGTCGACGATTGCGATGCAAACGTCGGAAAAAGCATCGGAAGGCGGAAAGACGATTCAAACGGCTGTCACGCAAATGAATACAGTAAATAATACGGTGGAACGACTTGCTGAGATTGTAAAAGGATTAGGAGACCGTTCCAAACAAATCGGCAAAATTACTGAAGTGATTAGCGGAATTGCTGAACAGACGAACCTTTTAGCGTTGAACGCGGCGATTGAAGCGGCGCGGGCAGGCGAGCATGGACGAGGATTTGCTGTGGTGGCTGATGAAGTACGGAAATTGGCGGAACAATCCGCACAATCGGCACAACAGATTGCTTCGTTAATTGCAACGATTCAAAAGGAAACAAATGAGGCTGTTCAATCGATGGAGACGGTACGAAAAGAAGTAGAAACTGGAACTGGAGCCATCCGTACATCTGGAGAAGCTTTTCAACAAATTCAAACAGCTGTCCATGAAGTCGCGGCGCAAATTCAAGACGTTTCCGCTTCTGTTCAACAAATGTCAGCGGCTGCTGAACAAGTGGTGCAATCGATGCATCTAGTGACGCAAATTGCCGAATCCGCCGCTTCGGGAACGCAAGAAGTGTCCGCGGCAACGCAAGAACAGCTTGCTTCCATGGAGGAAATTTCTGCTTCCGCTGCTTCCCTATCGAAAATGGCGGAAGACGTACAATCACTTTTAAAACGATTCCATATGTAA
- the miaA gene encoding tRNA (adenosine(37)-N6)-dimethylallyltransferase MiaA encodes MGEKLVVIIGPTAVGKTKLSIALAKRLNGEIISGDSMQIYKGMDIGTAKIKPEEMEGIPHHLLDIKEPWESFSVVEFQQLARSHIHEISARGRLPMIVGGTGLYIQSVIYDYQFSAAPSDEAYRRQLRKIAEEKGEETLHEKLKAIDPESAERIHPHNLRRVIRALEIYHCTGKTMTEWQRGQTKQLVYDAAIVGLTMEREQLYRRINERVEQMLAEGLLEEARALYDRGIRDCQSVQAIGYKELYDYFDGRVSLEEAIEQMKQNSRRYAKRQLTWFRNQMPVQWFDMTDAAKFAEKTEEIFQYIAGKLQLEANI; translated from the coding sequence ATGGGAGAGAAGCTTGTCGTCATCATCGGGCCGACCGCCGTCGGGAAAACGAAATTAAGCATCGCTTTAGCGAAAAGATTAAATGGGGAAATCATCAGCGGGGATTCCATGCAAATTTATAAAGGAATGGACATCGGAACGGCAAAAATTAAACCGGAGGAGATGGAAGGGATTCCGCATCATTTGCTTGACATTAAAGAACCGTGGGAATCGTTTTCCGTCGTCGAATTTCAGCAGCTTGCCCGCTCGCATATTCACGAAATTTCCGCGCGTGGACGTTTGCCGATGATCGTCGGCGGCACTGGGCTATATATTCAATCGGTCATTTACGATTATCAATTTTCCGCTGCTCCTTCCGATGAAGCATATCGCCGCCAATTGCGAAAGATTGCTGAGGAAAAAGGAGAAGAAACGTTGCATGAAAAATTGAAAGCCATTGATCCGGAAAGCGCCGAGCGCATTCATCCGCATAATCTTCGCCGCGTCATCCGCGCGCTAGAAATATATCATTGCACAGGCAAGACGATGACGGAATGGCAACGCGGACAAACGAAACAACTTGTTTACGATGCCGCCATCGTCGGGCTGACGATGGAGCGGGAACAATTGTACCGCCGCATCAACGAACGGGTCGAGCAAATGCTTGCCGAAGGGCTGCTAGAAGAAGCAAGAGCGTTATATGACCGCGGCATTCGCGATTGCCAATCTGTGCAGGCGATTGGCTATAAAGAACTTTATGACTATTTTGATGGGCGCGTTTCTTTAGAAGAAGCAATTGAACAGATGAAGCAAAACTCACGCCGCTATGCGAAACGGCAGCTGACATGGTTTCGCAACCAAATGCCCGTCCAATGGTTTGATATGACGGATGCAGCGAAGTTTGCTGAGAAAACAGAGGAAATTTTTCAATACATAGCAGGAAAGCTTCAATTAGAAGCGAATATATAA
- the hfq gene encoding RNA chaperone Hfq — translation MKNSINIQDQFLNQLRKDGTQVTVFLLNGYQLKGYVKGFDNFTVLLEVHGKQQLIYKHAISTFAPEKNIQFETE, via the coding sequence ATGAAAAACTCGATTAACATTCAAGATCAGTTTTTAAATCAATTGCGCAAAGATGGAACACAAGTCACCGTATTTTTGCTAAATGGTTATCAGCTGAAAGGTTACGTCAAAGGGTTTGACAATTTTACCGTGTTGCTGGAAGTCCATGGAAAGCAGCAGCTCATTTACAAGCATGCGATTTCGACATTTGCCCCGGAAAAAAACATCCAGTTTGAAACAGAATAA
- the spoVK gene encoding stage V sporulation protein K: protein MSELTMNKAKGQINIVLNSKNINHLVKEDRHDFINYEEHQALKNIQKELDQLIGLDHVKKIIKEIYAWLYINKVRKENGLKSNRQALHMIFKGNPGTGKTTVARLLGKLFFEMNVLSKGHFIEAERADLVGEYIGHTANKTRDLIKKARGGILFIDEAYSLARGGEKDFGKEAIDTLVKGMEDYCDDLVVILAGYPKEMDYFLSLNPGLPSRFPLTIEFPDYTVDELVKMAKQMLREREYEFTPEAERKLYYHIEEVLESNQRGKFSNGRYVRNLIEKAIRKQAVRLLHEGRYDKKELMVIRDRDLVISS from the coding sequence TTGTCGGAATTGACGATGAACAAAGCAAAAGGGCAGATTAACATTGTGCTCAATTCGAAAAATATTAATCATCTAGTGAAAGAGGACCGGCATGATTTCATTAATTATGAAGAGCATCAGGCGTTAAAAAATATTCAAAAAGAACTCGATCAGCTGATCGGGCTTGATCATGTGAAAAAAATCATTAAAGAAATTTACGCGTGGCTTTATATTAACAAAGTCCGCAAAGAAAACGGCCTAAAGTCGAATAGACAAGCGCTCCATATGATTTTTAAAGGCAATCCGGGCACGGGAAAAACGACGGTGGCGCGTTTGTTAGGAAAACTGTTTTTTGAAATGAACGTGCTTTCCAAAGGGCATTTTATCGAGGCGGAACGAGCCGATTTAGTCGGTGAATATATCGGACATACTGCGAATAAAACGAGGGACTTAATCAAAAAAGCGCGCGGCGGAATTTTGTTTATTGATGAAGCATACTCGCTTGCCCGTGGCGGGGAAAAGGATTTCGGCAAAGAGGCGATTGATACGCTTGTCAAAGGAATGGAAGACTATTGCGATGATTTAGTCGTCATTTTGGCGGGCTATCCGAAAGAGATGGATTATTTTTTATCATTAAATCCAGGCTTGCCGTCTCGTTTTCCGTTAACGATCGAGTTTCCTGATTATACGGTCGATGAGCTGGTGAAAATGGCAAAACAGATGCTGCGGGAACGGGAATATGAGTTTACGCCGGAAGCGGAGCGAAAATTATACTATCATATTGAGGAAGTTCTGGAAAGCAACCAGCGCGGCAAGTTCAGCAACGGACGCTATGTGCGCAACTTAATTGAAAAGGCGATTCGCAAACAGGCGGTGCGTCTTCTGCATGAAGGGCGATATGATAAAAAGGAATTGATGGTGATCCGTGACCGCGATCTCGTCATCAGTTCCTAA
- a CDS encoding fatty acid--CoA ligase has protein sequence MYMTIGEVFSQTVRKFPKKEAVVDIAKGRRYTYEQWEKEVNRLANALLEAGVQKGDRVSTVLYNTLELGTAFFACAKIGAVFNPINFRLKSKEIAYILEDAMPKVVLFEKAVEPQVTDIHDQFPHISFWYIDDDTPSYAANYHVLVSNAQAAAPSIDVSENDIYAMMYTSGTTGRPKGVMHRHRDMIEQSMVCNAVMRIRDTDRGLVSAPMFHCAELHCCFLPRVHAGATNVILHHFDPKLALKTIEQERITLLFAAPTMWNMLLQENVSDYDLSSLRLGLYGAAPMAPVLVKECQERLGIQLIQAYGMTEMGPAVTFLLEDEQLTKAGSAGRACLNHEIRVVRPREDGPSDPDEVLPPGEVGEIIMRGPCMMVGYYNREEATEKAMYKGWYHSGDLGYIDEDGYLYVADRVDDMIISGGENVYPREVEDVLYEHRGVLDVAVVGEPDEKWGEKVVAFVVKKDPDVTAEELEQFCKNSDRLAPYKRPRAYYFVDALPRNASGKIQKFLLREQMKNAAKSGKEG, from the coding sequence TTGTACATGACGATTGGGGAAGTATTTTCCCAGACGGTGCGGAAATTTCCGAAAAAAGAAGCGGTCGTCGATATCGCGAAAGGACGCCGCTATACGTATGAACAATGGGAAAAAGAAGTAAACCGACTTGCCAACGCGCTGCTTGAAGCGGGTGTGCAAAAAGGAGACCGGGTATCCACCGTTTTGTACAATACGCTTGAACTTGGGACGGCGTTTTTTGCCTGTGCGAAAATCGGCGCCGTATTCAACCCGATTAATTTTCGTTTGAAGTCAAAGGAAATCGCTTACATTCTTGAGGACGCAATGCCAAAAGTCGTCTTGTTCGAGAAAGCAGTAGAGCCGCAAGTAACGGACATCCATGATCAATTCCCACACATTTCGTTTTGGTATATTGACGACGATACACCATCGTATGCTGCGAACTACCACGTGCTTGTCAGCAACGCGCAAGCAGCCGCTCCTTCGATTGACGTATCAGAAAATGACATTTATGCGATGATGTACACCAGCGGTACGACCGGACGACCAAAAGGGGTGATGCACCGTCATCGCGATATGATTGAACAGAGCATGGTTTGCAATGCGGTCATGCGCATTCGCGATACGGACCGCGGGCTTGTCAGCGCTCCAATGTTCCATTGCGCGGAGTTGCATTGCTGCTTTTTGCCGCGCGTGCATGCCGGCGCGACAAATGTCATTCTTCACCATTTTGACCCGAAGCTTGCCTTAAAAACGATCGAACAGGAACGCATTACATTATTGTTTGCCGCGCCAACGATGTGGAATATGCTTTTGCAGGAAAATGTAAGCGATTACGATTTATCCTCGCTCCGTCTCGGATTGTACGGCGCCGCCCCGATGGCTCCGGTTCTTGTGAAAGAATGCCAAGAGCGGCTGGGCATCCAGCTGATTCAAGCGTACGGCATGACAGAAATGGGACCGGCGGTGACGTTTTTGCTAGAAGATGAACAGTTGACAAAAGCGGGTTCGGCCGGCCGCGCCTGCCTAAACCATGAAATTCGCGTCGTCAGGCCGCGGGAGGACGGTCCGTCCGATCCGGATGAAGTGCTGCCGCCGGGGGAAGTCGGCGAGATCATTATGCGGGGGCCGTGCATGATGGTCGGCTATTACAATCGCGAAGAAGCGACGGAAAAGGCGATGTATAAAGGATGGTATCATTCCGGCGATTTAGGCTATATCGATGAAGACGGCTACCTGTATGTCGCCGACCGCGTCGATGACATGATTATTAGCGGCGGTGAAAATGTCTACCCGCGCGAAGTGGAAGATGTGCTGTACGAACACCGCGGTGTGCTTGATGTCGCTGTTGTCGGCGAGCCGGATGAAAAGTGGGGCGAAAAAGTCGTAGCGTTTGTCGTCAAAAAAGACCCGGATGTGACTGCAGAGGAACTGGAGCAATTTTGCAAAAACAGCGATCGTCTTGCCCCTTACAAACGGCCGCGCGCCTATTACTTCGTTGACGCCCTGCCGCGCAATGCAAGCGGAAAAATTCAAAAATTTTTGCTTCGCGAACAAATGAAAAACGCGGCGAAAAGCGGAAAAGAGGGATGA
- a CDS encoding acyl-CoA dehydrogenase family protein, whose amino-acid sequence MTARYLREEHHIFRDAFRKFLEKEAYPYYEEWEKRGIIPRSFWAKMGENGFLCPWVDEQYGGFNADFAYSVVINEELEKVGSSMVGIGLHNDIVVPYLASYGTEEQKRKWLPKCVSGEIITAIAMTEPGAGSDLAGISTTAVKDGDYYIVNGQKTFITNGIHADLIVVACKTDPNAKPPHRGISLLVVERDTPGFTRGRKLEKVGLHAQDTAELFFNDAKVPKENLLGEEGKGFYYLMEKLQQERLVVAIAAQTAAEVMFELTKHYVMQRSAFGKRISEFQTVQFRLAEMATEIALGRTFVDRVIEEHMQGKNVVTHVSMAKWWITEMAKRVAAESMQLHGGYGYMEEYEIARRYRDIPVSAIYAGTNEMMKTIIARNLDL is encoded by the coding sequence ATGACAGCTCGCTACTTGCGCGAAGAGCATCACATTTTCCGTGATGCCTTTCGCAAATTTTTAGAAAAAGAGGCATATCCATACTATGAAGAATGGGAGAAACGAGGGATCATTCCCCGTTCCTTTTGGGCAAAAATGGGCGAAAACGGCTTTCTATGTCCATGGGTCGATGAACAGTACGGTGGCTTTAACGCCGATTTCGCTTATTCGGTCGTGATCAATGAAGAGTTAGAAAAAGTCGGATCAAGCATGGTCGGCATCGGCTTGCATAACGATATCGTCGTTCCGTACCTCGCCTCTTACGGAACGGAAGAGCAAAAGCGGAAGTGGCTGCCAAAATGCGTATCCGGCGAAATCATTACCGCGATCGCGATGACCGAACCGGGAGCGGGATCGGATTTGGCCGGCATTTCGACGACGGCGGTCAAAGACGGTGATTACTATATCGTCAACGGGCAAAAAACGTTTATTACAAACGGCATTCACGCCGATTTAATCGTCGTCGCCTGCAAAACCGATCCGAACGCCAAACCGCCGCACCGGGGCATCAGCTTGCTTGTCGTCGAGCGCGATACGCCGGGGTTTACGCGCGGCCGCAAGCTCGAGAAAGTCGGGCTGCACGCGCAGGATACGGCAGAATTGTTTTTTAATGACGCGAAAGTGCCAAAAGAAAACTTGCTTGGCGAAGAAGGAAAAGGCTTTTACTACTTGATGGAAAAGCTCCAGCAAGAGCGGCTGGTGGTGGCGATCGCCGCACAGACGGCGGCGGAAGTGATGTTTGAGCTGACGAAGCATTATGTCATGCAGCGGTCGGCGTTTGGAAAACGCATTAGCGAGTTTCAAACCGTCCAATTCCGCCTCGCCGAAATGGCGACGGAAATCGCTCTCGGACGGACGTTTGTCGATCGTGTGATTGAGGAGCATATGCAAGGAAAAAACGTCGTCACACACGTGTCGATGGCGAAATGGTGGATTACGGAAATGGCGAAGCGGGTCGCCGCCGAGAGCATGCAGCTTCATGGCGGCTACGGCTATATGGAAGAATACGAGATTGCCAGACGTTACCGTGATATTCCAGTCAGCGCGATTTACGCCGGGACGAATGAAATGATGAAAACGATTATTGCAAGGAACTTAGATTTATAG
- a CDS encoding CaiB/BaiF CoA transferase family protein: MLNGVTIIDFSHYLPGPFASLRLADLGAEVIKIEPPGGDRMRSLADECVFHANNAGKKSIALNLKNERDLQTAKDLVSKADVLIESFRPGVMKRLGLGYDDVREWNDTIIYCSISGFGQHSRYASFGSHDLNYMALTGVLAQLKDKQGRPVHPTITLADLIGSIHVAEQILAALFYRERTGKGTYIDLSLVDGLLSMMANHFAIEHHTGRKDGIAELAGTIVSYQLYETKDGRYVSIAALEKNFWENFCRAVGKPEWIAHHYSPADETNHVYQEIVNLFRSKTMKEWLEFSQTVDCCLAPVLETDEAKTLFADDRYRKMVHITDGRIEVATRYEPNILQKRKRAPLLNEHADSLRNEE; this comes from the coding sequence GTGTTAAACGGAGTAACGATCATCGATTTTTCCCACTACCTGCCCGGTCCATTTGCTAGTCTTCGCCTCGCTGATTTAGGTGCCGAAGTCATTAAAATCGAACCGCCAGGCGGAGACCGGATGCGCTCGCTTGCCGATGAATGCGTATTTCATGCCAACAACGCGGGCAAAAAAAGTATTGCTTTAAACTTAAAAAACGAACGGGATCTGCAAACAGCAAAAGATCTCGTTTCTAAAGCTGATGTTCTTATCGAAAGCTTCCGTCCGGGGGTGATGAAGCGGCTCGGGCTTGGATATGACGATGTACGCGAGTGGAATGACACAATCATCTACTGTTCGATCAGCGGCTTCGGCCAACATAGCCGGTATGCGTCTTTCGGCAGCCACGATCTAAATTATATGGCGCTTACCGGCGTGTTGGCCCAGTTAAAAGACAAACAGGGCCGCCCTGTCCATCCGACGATTACGCTCGCCGATTTAATCGGGAGCATTCATGTTGCCGAACAAATTCTCGCCGCTTTGTTTTACCGCGAGCGGACCGGAAAAGGGACGTACATTGACCTTTCCTTAGTCGATGGCTTGCTGTCGATGATGGCAAATCATTTTGCCATCGAGCATCACACAGGGAGAAAAGACGGCATCGCCGAGCTTGCCGGCACGATCGTATCTTACCAACTGTATGAGACGAAGGACGGCCGCTACGTCAGCATCGCCGCCTTGGAAAAGAACTTTTGGGAAAACTTTTGCCGCGCCGTCGGCAAGCCGGAGTGGATTGCGCATCATTATTCGCCGGCGGACGAAACCAACCATGTTTATCAAGAAATAGTAAACCTGTTCCGGTCGAAAACGATGAAGGAGTGGCTGGAGTTTAGCCAAACGGTCGATTGCTGTCTCGCACCCGTGCTCGAAACGGATGAGGCGAAAACGCTGTTTGCGGATGACCGTTACCGCAAGATGGTTCACATCACAGACGGGCGCATCGAAGTGGCTACCCGCTACGAGCCAAACATATTGCAAAAAAGGAAAAGAGCGCCATTATTGAATGAACATGCGGATTCATTACGAAATGAGGAGTGA